A single window of Emys orbicularis isolate rEmyOrb1 chromosome 18, rEmyOrb1.hap1, whole genome shotgun sequence DNA harbors:
- the NOTCH1 gene encoding neurogenic locus notch homolog protein 1 isoform X2, translating into MDKVGKSLLLSLLPVLSRGLRCTQPAESCLNGGKCETYSNGTGVCLCNSAHVGDRCQLPNPCLSSPCKNAGTCHPVIRGNAVDYTCSCRLGFTDRLCLTPEENACLNNPCRNGGTCDLLTLTEYKCRCPPGWSGKTCLQADPCASNPCANGGQCVPFEAHYVCKCTVGFHGANCKQDVNECITSPPICKNGGSCTNEVGTYQCSCKPAYTGQNCEHLYVPCNPSPCQNGGTCRQTGDTTYDCTCLPGFAGQNCEDNIDDCPGNNCKNGGTCVDGVNTYNCQCLPEWTGQYCTEDVDECQLMPNACQNGGTCHNNHGGYNCVCVNGWTGEDCSENIDDCAMAACFQGATCHDRVASFYCECPHGRTGLLCHLDDACISNPCNEGSNCDTNPVNGKAICTCPSGYTGPACNQDIDECSLGANPCEHAGKCINTQGSFQCQCLQGYSGPRCEIDVNECLSNPCQNDATCLDQIGEFQCICMPGYEGVYCEINTDECASSPCLHNGNCIDKINEFHCECPTGFNGHLCQYDIDECASTPCKNGAKCIDGPNTYTCECTEGFAGAHCEIDKNECDPDPCHYGTCRDGVAAFTCLCQPGYTGHLCEFNINECQSQPCKNGGTCQDRDNAYNCLCLKGTTGPNCEINLDDCASNPCDYGKCLDKINGYECTCEPGYTGRMCNINIDECAGNPCHNGGTCKDGINSFTCICPEGYHDPMCVLEVNECNSNPCIHGKCNDGLNGYRCDCDPGWSGTNCDINNNECESNPCMNGGTCKDMTSGYICTCREGFSGPNCQTNINECASNPCLNQGTCIDDVAGYKCNCLLPYTGATCEDVLAPCAAGPCKNGGECRESEDYESFSCMCPSGWQGQTCEIDINECVKSPCRNGATCQNTDGSYRCNCKAGYTGHNCDTDIDDCKPNPCHNGGSCSDSIDAFFCDCLAGFRGPKCEEDINECASNPCKNGANCTDCVNSYTCTCPSGFSGIHCENNTPDCTESSCFNGGTCVDGINTFTCVCPPGFTGSYCEHDINECDSKPCLNGGTCQDSYGTYKCACPQGYTGLNCQNLVRWCDSSPCKNGGKCWQTNNLYRCECNSGWTGLYCDVPSVSCDVAAKQQGVDMVHLCRNSGLCVDTGNTHFCRCQAGYTGSYCEEQVDECSPNPCQNGATCTDYLGGYSCECVAGYHGVNCSEEINECLSHPCQNGGTCIDLINTYKCSCPRGTQGVHCEINVDDCSPFFDPVTLGPKCFNNGRCIDRVGGYSCNCPPGFVGERCEGDVNECLSNPCDARGTQNCVQRVNDYKCECRQGYAGRRCDTVVDGCKGKPCRNGGTCAVASNTGWGFICKCPPDFDGATCENDSRTCGNLRCLNGGTCISSHMSSRCICDPAFTGPDCQYPISSPCHSNQCYNGGTCEYFSDAPPYFRCKCPANFNGLYCHILDFDFPGGIGRDIPPPTIEEKCEIPDCAGFAGNKICDAKCNNHSCGWDGGDCSLNFNDPWKNCSQSLECWKYFNNERCDKQCNNSGCLYDGFDCQKVEGQCNPLYDQYCKDHFSDGHCDQGCNNAECEWDGLDCANNMPEKLADGTLVVVVLITPENLKNNSFNFLRELSRVLHTNVVFKKNPKGEYMIFPYYGNEEELKKHHIKRSTENWSDMPSAVFNTIKTSLSSRVGERQRRELDQMDIRGSIIYLEIDNRQCIQSSSQCFQSATDVAAFLGALASLGNLNIPYKIEAVKSETAEPQRNSQLYPMYVVVAALVLLAFIGVGVVVSRKRRREHGQLWFPEGFKVTESSKKKRREPLGEDSVGLKPLKNASDGTLMDDNQNEWGDEETLDTKKFRFEEQAMLPDMVDQTDHRQWTQQHLDAADLRISSMAPTPPQGEIDADCMDVNVRGPDGFTPLMIASCSGGGLETGNSEEEEDAPAVISDFIYQGASLHNQTDRTGETALHLAARYSRSDAAKRLLEASADANIQDNMGRTPLHAAVSADAQGVFQILIRNRATDLDARMHDGTTPLILAARLAVEGMLEDLINCHADVNAVDDLGKSALHWAAAVNNVEAAMVLLKNGANKDMQNNKEETPLFLAAREGSYETAKVLLDHFANRDITDHMDRLPRDIAQERMHHDIVRLLDEYNLVRSPPLHNGPLGAPTLSPPLCSPNSYIGNLKPNVQGKKARKPSTKGLSCNSKDSKDIKARRKKSQDGKGCLLDSSSVLSPVDSLESPHGYLSDVASPPLMTSPFQQSPSMPLNHLPGMPDAHMSINHLNMAGKQDMAMGSSSRMAFDSVPPRLSHLPVSSPSTVMSSAPMNFTVGGAASLNGQCDWLTRLQNGMVQNQYNPMRSNIQPGAHQQTQALQHGMMTSLHNGMPTTTLSQMMSYQPMPNTRLASQPHLMQAPQLQQIQQQQNLQQQLQQQNLQQQQHHNTSSNTNAHISQNFLSNELNQSDMQPVSSTTMTVHTILPQETQILSTSLPSSLTQPMTTTQFLTPPSQHSYSSPLDNTPNHQLQVPDHPFLTPSPESPDQWSSSSPHSNISDWSEGISSPPTSMQSQIGHIPEAFK; encoded by the exons ATGCAACAGTGCCCACGTAGGCGACCGGTGCCAGCTGCCAAACCCCTGCCTTAGCTCCCCGTGCAAGAATGCCGGCACCTGCCACCCGGTCATCCGTGGCAATGCTGTGGACTACACCTGTTCCTGCCGCCTGGGCTTCACGGACCGGCTGTGCCTGACTCCCGAGGAGAACGCCTGCCTCAACAACCCCTGCCGCAATGGAGGGACCTGCGACCTGCTCACACTGACTGAGTACAAGTGCCGGTGCCCTCCGGGATGGTCAG GAAAGACCTGCCTGCAGGCAGATCCCTGTGCCTCCAACCCCTGTGCCAACGGAGGGCAGTGCGTTCCTTTCGAAGCCCATTATGTCTGCAAGTGCACCGTGGGCTTCCACGGGGCCAACTGCAAGCAGGACGTGAACGAGTGCATCACCAGTCCCCCCATCTGCAAGAATGGCGGGAGCTGCACCAACGAGGTCGGGACCTACCAGTGTTCCTGCAAGCCAGCGTACACGGGCCAGAACTGTGAGCACCTCTATGTGCCTTGCAACCCCTCGCCCTGCCAGAACGGGGGCACTTGCCGTCAGACCGGCGACACCACCTACGACTGCACGTGTCTTCCAG GTTTTGCTGGTCAGAACTGTGAGGACAACATTGATGACTGTCCTGGGAACAACTGCAAGAATGGAGGCACCTGTGTGGATGGAGTTAACACCTACAACTGCCAGTGCCTTCCTGAGTGGACAG GCCAGTACTGCACTGAAGATGTCGATGAGTGCCAGCTCATGCCGAATGCCTGCCAGAATGGAGGAACGTGCCACAACAACCACGGTGGCTACAACTGCGTCTGTGTCAACGGCTGGACCGGCGAGGACTGCAGTGAGAACATTGACGACTGCGCTATGGCTGCCTGCTTCCAGGGTGCTACCTGCCACGACCGGGTGGCCTCTTTCTACTGCGAGTGCCCACATGGCCGCACAG GCTTGCTGTGCCACCTGGATGACGCCTGCATCAGTAACCCCTGCAACGAAGGCTCCAACTGCGACACCAACCCTGTCAATGGCAAAGCCATCTGCACCTGCCCCTCGGGTTACACAGGCCCGGCCTGTAACCAAGACATAGACGAGTGCTCTCTAG GAGCCAATCCTTgtgagcatgctgggaaatgcaTCAACACCCAAGGGTCCTTCCAGTGCCAGTGTCTCCAGGGGTATTCGGGCCCCCGCTGTGAGATCGATGTCAATGAATGCCTCTCGAATCCATGCCAGAACGACGCCACCTGCCTGGACCAGATCGGTGAATTCCAGTGTATCTGCATGCCAG GTTACGAGGGCGTTTACTGTGAAATCAACACGGACGAGTGTGccagcagcccctgcctgcacAACGGGAACTGCATCGATAAGATCAACGAGTTCCACTGCGAGTGCCCCACAG GCTTTAACGGGCACCTGTGTCAATACGACATCGACGAGTGCGCCAGCACGCCGTGCAAGAACGGGGCTAAGTGCATCGACGGCCCCAACACCTACACCTGCGAGTGCACAGAAG GATTTGCTGGTGCTCACTGCGAAATCGACAAAAACGAATGTGACCCTGACCCGTGCCACTACGGGACCTGCAGAGACGGCGTCGCTGCCTTCACCTGTCTCTGCCAGCCTGGCTACACGGGCCACCTCTGTGAATTCAACATCAACGAGTGCCAGAGCCAGCCGTGCAAAAATGGAGGGACCTGCCAGGACAGGGACAACGCCTACAACTGCCTGTGCCTCAAAGGCACCACGG GGCCTAACTGTGAAATCAACCTGGATGACTGTGCTAGCAATCCGTGTGACTACGGCAAGTGCCTAGACAAGATCAATGGCTATGAATGTACCTGCGAGCCAGGCTACACCG GGAGAATGTGCAACATCAACATCGACGAGTGTGCTGGCAACCCGTGCCACAACGGCGGAACCTGTAAGGACGGCATCAACAGCTTCACATGCATCTGCCCCGAGGGATACCACGACCCCATGTGCGTGCTGGAAGTGAATGAGTGTAACAGCAACCCCTGCATCCATGGGAAATGCAATGACGGACTCAATGG CTACAGGTGTGATTGTGACCCAGGCTGGAGCGGGACAAACTGTGACATCAACAACAACGAGTGTGAATCGAATCCTTGCATGAACGGGGGCACCTGCAAGGATATGACCAGCGGATACATCTGTACCTGCCGGGAGGGATTCAGCG GGCCCAACTGCCAGACCAATATCAATGAATGTGCTTCCAACCCTTGCCTGAATCAGGGAACCTGCATAGATGATGTAGCCGGCTACAAATGCAACTGTCTCCTGCCATATACAG GGGCTACGTGCGAAGATGTGCTAGCTCCGTGTGCGGCTGGTCCGTGTAAGAATGGTGGCGAGTGCAGAGAGTCGGAGGACTACGAGAGCTTCTCCTGCATGTGCCCTTCCGGCTGGCAAG GTCAAACATGTGAGATTGACATCAACGAATGTGTGAAAAGCCCCTGTCGAAATGGCGCCACGTGCCAGAACACAGATGGGAGCTACCGCTGCAACTGCAAAGCGGGCTACACCGGCCACAACTGCGACACCGACATTGACGACTGCAAGCCAA ATCCCTGCCATAACGGCGGTTCCTGCTCTGACAGCATCGACGCCTTCTTCTGCGACTGCCTGGCAGGCTTCCGGGGGCCCAAGTGCGAGGAGGACATCAACGAGTGCGCCAGCAACCCCTGCAAGAATGGGGCCAACTGCACGGATTGTGTCAACAGCTACACGTGCACCTGCCCCTCTGGCTTCAGCGGGATCCACTGTGAGAACAACACACCTGACTGCACAGAAAG CTCCTGTTTTAATGGGGGAACCTGCGTCGACGGCATCAACACCTTCACCTGCGTGTGCCCACCTGGTTTCACGGGCAGCTACTGCGAGCATGACATCAATGAATGCGACTCCAAGCCGTGCTTGAATGGGGGCACCTGCCAGGACAGCTACGGGACCTACAAGTGCGCCTGTCCGCAGGGCTACACCGGCCTCAACTGTCAG aaTCTGGTGCGCTGGTGCGACTCCTCTCCCTGCAAAAACGGAGGCAAGTGCTGGCAGACCAACAACCTGTACCGCTGCGAGTGCAACAGCGGGTGGACGGGCCTGTATTGTGACGTCCCCAGCGTATCCTGTGAtgtggctgcaaagcagcaaG GCGTCGACATGGTGCACCTGTGCAGGAACTCCGGCCTCTGCGTGGATACAGGCAACACGCACTTCTGCCGCTGCCAGGCTGGCTACACCGGCAGCTACTGCGAGGAGCAGGTGGACGAGTGCTCCCCGAACCCCTGCCAGAATGGAGCTACATGCACGGACTACCTGGGAGGCTACTCCTGTGAG TGTGTTGCTGGCTATCACGGAGTTAACTGCTCAGAGGAGATCAATGAGTGCCTGTCTCACCCGTGCCAGAATGGAGGAACCTGCATCGATCTCATCAATACCTACAAATGCTCTTGCCCCAGAGGGACTCAAG GGGTGCACTGTGAAATCAACGTTGACGACTGCAGCCCCTTCTTTGATCCTGTCACTCTGGGGCCCAAGTGCTTTAACAACGGCAGATGCATAGACCGGGTGGGCGGCTACAGCTGCAACTGCCCACCCGGCTTCGTGGGGGAGCGCTGCGAGGGGGACGTCAACGAGTGCCTCTCCAACCCATGTGACGCGCGGGGGACCCAGAACTGCGTGCAGCGCGTCAACGATTACAAGTGCGAGTGCAGGCAGGGGTATGCAG GCCGTCGCTGTGATACCGTGGTGGATGGCTGTAAGGGTAAACCCTGCAGGAACGGCGGAACATGTGCAGTTGCTAGCAACACTGGCTGGGGCTTCATCTGTAAATGCCCCCCT GATTTTGACGGCGCCACTTGTGAAAACGACTCGCGCACCTGTGGGAATCTGCGCTGCCTGAACGGCGGCACCTGCATCTCCAGCCACATGAGCTCCAGGTGCATATGTGATCCTGCCTTCACAGGGCCAGACTGCCAGTACCCCATCAGCAGCCCTTGCCATTCAAACCAATGTTACAACGGGGGCACCTGTGAATACTTCAGTGACGCTCCCCCATATTTCCGGTGCAAATGCCCTGCAAATTTCAATGGCCTATACTGCCACATCCTGGATTTCGATTTCCCGGGAGGCATCGGCCGGGACATCCCCCCACCCACAATTGAGGAGAAATGTGAGATACCCGATTGCGCGGGTTTCGCTGGCAACAAGATCTGCGATGCGAAGTGCAACAACCATTCCTGCGGCTGGGACGGAGGGGACTGTTCCCTCAACTTCAACGACCCCTGGAAGAACTGCTCCCAGTCGCTGGAGTGCTGGAAGTATTTCAACAACGAGCGGTGCGACAAGCAGTGCAACAACTCCGGGTGTCTGTACGACGGctttgactgccagaaggtgGAAGGGCAATGCAA TCCTCTGTATGACCAATACTGTAAAGATCACTTTTCAGATGGTCACTGCGACCAGGGGTGTAACAACGCTGAGTGTGAATGGGATGGTCTGGACTGTGCCAACAACATGCCTGAGAAACTTGCAGATGGCACTTTGGTAGTGGTGGTCCTGATAACCCCAGAGAACCTGAAGAACAACTCCTTCAACTTCCTCCGGGAGCTCAGCCGTGTCCTTCACACCAATGTGGTCTTCAAGAAGAACCCCAAGGGAGAGTACATGATCTTCCCATACTATGGCAATGAAGAGGAGCTGAAAAAGCACCACATCAAGAGGTCGACGGAGAACTGGTCGGACATGCCCAGTGCCGTATTCAACACAATAAAGACGTCCCTCTCGTCGCGTGTCGGTGAAAGGCAGCGGAGAGAGCTGGATCAGATGGATATCAgagg ATCCATCATATACTTGGAAATCGACAACCGCCAGTGCATCCAGTCCTCCTCGCAATGCTTTCAGAGCGCAACTGACGTGGCGGCTTTCCTGGGTGCCTTGGCCTCACTTGGTAACCTGAACATCCCCTACAAAATTGAAGCCGTTAAAA GTGAAACAGCTGAGCCCCAGAGGAACTCCCAGCTGTATCCTATGTATGTGGTGGTGGCTGCACTTGTCTTGCTTGCTTTCATTGGAGTGGGAGTAGTGGTATCTCGAAAGCGGCGCAGGGAGCATGGGCAGCTCTGGTTCCCAGAAGGCTTCAAAGTGACAGAGTCAAGCAAGAAGAAGCGACGAGAACCACTTGGGGAGGATTCCGTTGGACTGAA acccctGAAAAATGCTTCTGATGGCACCTTGATGGATGACAACCAGAATGAATGGGGTGATGAAGAAACCTTGGACACTAAGAAGTTCAGG TTTGAGGAGCAGGCGATGCTGCCAGACATGGTCGATCAGACAGATCACAGGCAGTGGACTCAACAGCACCTAGATGCAGCCGATCTGCGCATCTCTTCCATGGCACCCACCCCACCGCAAGGTGAAATTGATGCAGATTGTATGGATGTCAACGTTCGAGGTCCTG ACGGATTCACCCCGCTCATGATCGCTTCATGCAGTGGAGGAGGGCTGGAGACTGGCAACagcgaagaggaggaggatgctcCCGCTGTCATCTCGGATTTCATTTACCAGGGTGCCAGCCTGCACAACCAGACAGACCGAACCGGCGAGACGGCACTCCACCTGGCCGCAAGGTACTCTCGCTCCGATGCTGCCAAACGCCTGCTGGAGGCCAGTGCAGATGCAAACATCCAGGACAACATGGGCAGGACGCCCCTCCATGCAGCTGTCTCAGCTGATGCTCAAGGAGTCTTCCAG ATCCTGATTAGGAACAGAGCGACCGATTTGGATGCCCGCATGCACGATGGGACCACGCCGCTGATCTTGGCAGCTCGCTTGGCCGTGGAGGGCATGCTGGAGGATCTGATCAATTGCCACGCGGATGTCAATGCAGTGGATGACCTAG GCAAATCAGCGCTGCATTGGGCAGCGGCTGTGAATAACGTAGAAGCTGCCATGGTGCTGCTGAAGAACGGTGCCAATAAAGACATGCAGAACAACAAG GAGGAGACACCGTTGTTTCTTGCAGCCAGAGAAGGGAGCTACGAAACTGCCAAAGTCCTCCTGGATCACTTTGCGAACCGTGACATAACTGATCACATGGACCGGCTCCCACGGGACATTGCGCAGGAACGCATGCACCATGACATTGTGCGGCTGCTGGACGAGTATAACCTGGTACGGAGCCCTCCACTGCATAATGGCCCACTGGGGGCGCCCACCCTATCTCCTCCGCTCTGCTCTCCCAACAGTTACATCGGCAACCTGAAACCCAACGTCCAGGGGAAGAAAGCTAGGAAGCCAAGTAccaagggcctgagctgcaaTAGCAAAGATTCCAAAGACATCAAAGCCAGGAGGAAAAAATCGCAGGATGGGAAAGGTTGCCTTCTAGATAGCTCTAGTGTGCTGTCACCAGTCGACTCCCTGGAGTCACCCCATGGGTACCTGTCGGATGTTGCTTCTCCTCCACTGATGACATCTCCATTTCAGCAGTCCCCTTCCATGCCTCTGAATCACCTGCCAGGCATGCCTGATGCCCACATGAGTATCAACCATCTTAACATGGCGGGAAAGCAGGATATGGCGATGGGCAGCTCCAGCAGGATGGCCTTCGATTCAGTGCCCCCGCGTCTCTCTCACCTTCCTGTATCCAGCCCCAGCACAGTCATGAGCAGTGCACCGATGAATTTCACTGTAGGCGGGGCTGCCAGCCTGAACGGGCAGTGCGACTGGCTAACAAGGCTGCAAAATGGGATGGTCCAGAACCAGTATAATCCAATGAGAAGCAACATCCAGCCCGGGGCTCACCAGCAAACCCAAGCCCTTCAACATGGCATGATGACCTCCCTGCACAACGGCATGCCCACCACTACTTTGTCACAGATGATGAGCTACCAGCCCATGCCTAATACAAGGCTGGCCTCTCAGCCACATCTGATGCAGGCCCCGCAGTTGCAACAGATCCAACAGCAGCAGAATTTACAGCAGCAGCTGCAACAGCAAAATCTGCAACAGCAGCAACATCACAATACCAGTTCAAACACCAACGCCCACATTAGCCAAAACTTCCTCAGTAACGAGCTAAACCAGTCAGACATGCAGCCGGTGAGCAGCACTACCATGACAGTGCACACTATTTTGCCTCAAGAGACCCAGATCCTATCAACGTCTCTACCATCCTCCCTCACACAACCCATGACCACCACCCAGTTTTTAACTCCACCCTCTCAACACAGTTACTCCTCCCCCTTGGACAATACACCCAATCACCAGCTTCAGGTGCCAGACCACCCTTTCTTAACACCTTCCCCGGAGTCACCGGACCAATGGTCAAGCTCGTCACCTCATTCCAACATATCTGATTGGTCAGAGGGGATCTCCAGCCCTCCCACGAGTATGCAGTCACAGATAGGACACATCCCAGAAGCCTTCAAGTAA